The Enterococcus sp. 7F3_DIV0205 genome has a window encoding:
- a CDS encoding beta/gamma crystallin-related protein, with product MKKILLTSILPLSCVIALSASYSLEVEAASANVGGVTFSNGGYTNTTNFLNTTWIYNGSKDKDGNAIRLKNDSATTVTLSSNTRVILTENQNYKGKSITIESHDGKPILPPLPPAYHYKVYNYQTVKDGNVGLSNYGFSKKTSSIIVEDLGSEPKVPVVYEHDTFGGRKQELSARNYRKKDLSFGNDRISSIRVPEGYTVQLFDDDKYKDRNYIFKGPMHVPFLEGFNDKTSSMKVTKN from the coding sequence ATGAAAAAAATATTACTAACATCCATTCTTCCATTAAGTTGTGTGATTGCATTGTCAGCAAGCTATAGCCTTGAGGTTGAAGCAGCATCAGCAAACGTAGGCGGTGTTACTTTCAGTAATGGAGGATACACAAATACCACAAATTTTTTGAACACGACTTGGATATATAATGGGAGTAAAGATAAGGATGGAAATGCTATTCGTCTTAAAAATGATTCGGCCACTACTGTAACCTTAAGTTCAAACACACGTGTTATTCTTACTGAAAATCAGAATTACAAGGGAAAGAGTATTACAATAGAAAGTCACGATGGGAAACCGATTTTACCACCCTTACCGCCAGCTTATCACTATAAAGTTTATAATTACCAGACAGTTAAAGACGGCAATGTCGGATTAAGTAATTATGGTTTTAGTAAAAAAACATCATCTATAATCGTAGAAGATTTAGGATCTGAACCAAAAGTGCCTGTCGTATACGAACATGATACATTTGGTGGTCGAAAACAAGAACTAAGTGCTAGAAACTATAGAAAAAAAGACCTTTCATTTGGTAATGATAGAATTTCAAGTATACGAGTTCCTGAAGGATACACTGTACAACTATTTGATGATGACAAATACAAGGATAGAAATTATATTTTTAAAGGTCCTATGCATGTACCATTTTTAGAAGGATTTAATGATAAAACATCATCTATGAAAGTTACTAAAAATTAA
- a CDS encoding M6 family metalloprotease domain-containing protein — translation MKKKLFSCLVFCSMIMGTQMVDASPANPEVFSFKQPSGETFKAQTKGDEHFNYVVTEGGIGLEQGEDGFWYYLQKSNTRNAQIPTTLSKSKVGIDTQPNDAADEQTLLQSKRNVQELEIEQKEPEIKVKSGKKKDHNLLVLLVEFEDVKLKYSDEDWSKLVFGEAAPSLKNYYSTSTNNGIGIEPARETNGSPDDGIIRLPLDGNHPNTGQQLITENQKITRSALEKADQYIDYKQYDTNGNGRIETDELHFMVIVAGQEQSYGNVSEPAVWGHRWALNSLRVKLDDTVLDYYTQFGEKHAARQATLGIIAHEFGHDIGLPDLYNVGFKDENGVTEKKGSGLSYTSVMASGSWGARPGEESGTTPVGLDAYSKSLLGMAVETITTSQSGKLVQSIDEGTPTILKVNSADEKEYFLIENRQLSGYDEGMKRGNAIHSGGIAIYRINKNYTQNQTSGKQLVTVLEADESTRGYSYYESGGVWNADPFYYVGINTHNKEQATKLSKDTNPSSKIADGFGEFDLTIESNSNRNMTVSFNEPIVPVESISIDSQNMEISVGDTRQLMAKIVPENASDKEIKWTSTDDSIVSINQEGKLVGKSSGTVTISAINEKFNVKTEIQVTVKSKLGKTAGEAVEYTFEELTYRNLVESKQFQESGWLKLKVPETGYYEVGSSWGFRAVPDFEGRSTVGAEFFQEHTLNKSAGKTLTANIENGRIGSGSGRDSGLPLYYEKDSYMYVKLNFREISGSCPYIFVLKKSNKEGKPLLTVDENLSLSSEVGAIPNVSTYYKLNKKYKLNITNKVVPTLAPQYKLETSTPNVVTLTKEKDSYYMEFKTYGAFKLTLVEQVSGATKEFTDEVRERTNSPLGKTAGEAVEYTFEELTYHNLVESKQFQESGWLKLKVPETGYYDVGGSWGFRGVPDYEGKGRISADFFQEHSLEKSAGNTNLVNIENGGTGSASVTNKGLPIYYEKDSYMYVRFNLRELSGNCPFIFILKKSNKEGGPIVTVAENLSLSSEVGAIPNVTTYYKLNKKYKLNITNKVVPTLAPQYKLETSTPNVVTLTKENDSYYMEFKTYGAFNLTLVEQVSGAAKEFTDEVRERTNSPLGKTAGEAVEYTFEELTYHNLVESKQFQESGWLKLKVPETGYYDVGGSWGFRGVPDYEGKGRISADFFQEHSLEKSAGNTNLVNIENGGTGSASVTNKGLPIYYEKDSYMYVRFNLRELSGNCPFVFILKKS, via the coding sequence TTGAAAAAGAAATTGTTTAGTTGTTTGGTATTTTGTTCTATGATAATGGGGACTCAAATGGTGGATGCTTCTCCAGCAAATCCAGAAGTATTCTCATTTAAACAACCATCTGGAGAAACATTTAAAGCGCAAACCAAAGGGGATGAGCACTTTAATTATGTTGTGACAGAAGGAGGGATTGGTCTAGAACAAGGAGAAGATGGGTTTTGGTATTATCTACAAAAAAGCAATACTAGAAATGCCCAGATCCCGACAACTCTGTCTAAATCAAAAGTTGGAATTGATACCCAGCCAAATGATGCTGCAGACGAGCAAACGTTACTACAATCAAAAAGAAATGTACAAGAACTTGAAATAGAGCAAAAAGAACCTGAAATAAAGGTTAAAAGTGGTAAAAAGAAAGACCATAATCTATTAGTATTATTGGTTGAATTTGAAGATGTTAAACTAAAATATTCTGATGAGGACTGGAGTAAACTTGTTTTTGGGGAAGCAGCCCCATCGTTGAAAAACTATTATTCAACGAGCACCAATAATGGCATTGGAATAGAGCCGGCAAGAGAAACGAATGGCAGTCCCGATGATGGAATCATTCGATTGCCCCTTGATGGGAACCACCCGAATACAGGACAACAGTTGATTACTGAAAATCAAAAAATCACAAGAAGTGCTTTGGAAAAAGCAGATCAGTATATTGATTACAAACAATATGATACAAATGGAAACGGTCGAATAGAAACAGATGAGCTTCATTTTATGGTCATTGTCGCAGGACAAGAACAGTCTTATGGGAATGTCTCAGAACCGGCAGTCTGGGGACACCGCTGGGCATTAAATTCTCTTCGAGTAAAATTAGATGATACTGTTTTAGATTACTATACTCAATTTGGCGAGAAACATGCGGCGAGACAAGCCACTTTGGGAATCATAGCGCATGAATTTGGCCATGATATAGGATTGCCTGATCTATATAATGTTGGGTTCAAAGATGAAAATGGAGTAACGGAAAAGAAAGGTTCTGGTTTAAGCTATACTAGTGTAATGGCTTCTGGTAGCTGGGGGGCACGCCCCGGTGAAGAGAGTGGGACAACACCAGTTGGCTTAGATGCGTATTCTAAATCATTATTAGGAATGGCTGTTGAAACAATAACCACTTCGCAATCAGGAAAACTCGTTCAGTCGATAGACGAGGGAACACCAACAATCTTAAAAGTAAACTCAGCAGACGAAAAAGAGTATTTTTTGATTGAAAATAGACAACTTTCTGGTTATGACGAAGGAATGAAACGCGGAAATGCGATTCATTCAGGAGGAATAGCTATTTATAGAATCAATAAAAATTATACACAAAATCAAACCTCTGGGAAGCAACTTGTCACAGTGTTAGAAGCAGATGAAAGCACAAGAGGTTATTCTTATTATGAGAGTGGCGGTGTATGGAATGCCGATCCATTTTATTATGTAGGGATCAATACACATAATAAGGAGCAAGCAACCAAACTTTCAAAAGATACCAATCCATCTTCAAAAATAGCGGATGGGTTTGGTGAATTTGATCTCACAATTGAAAGTAACTCAAATAGAAATATGACTGTTTCATTTAATGAGCCCATAGTTCCTGTTGAGAGTATTTCTATAGATTCACAAAATATGGAAATAAGTGTTGGTGACACTAGACAACTAATGGCCAAGATAGTACCAGAAAATGCATCAGATAAAGAAATAAAATGGACTAGCACAGATGATTCGATTGTTTCTATCAACCAAGAAGGAAAGCTTGTAGGAAAATCTAGCGGTACAGTCACAATTAGTGCAATTAATGAGAAATTCAATGTGAAAACGGAAATACAAGTTACTGTTAAGTCAAAATTAGGAAAAACAGCAGGCGAAGCGGTAGAATACACGTTTGAAGAACTAACATATCGTAATCTAGTGGAATCTAAACAATTCCAAGAATCAGGTTGGTTGAAATTAAAAGTGCCGGAAACGGGTTATTATGAAGTAGGAAGCTCATGGGGATTTAGAGCTGTACCAGATTTTGAAGGAAGAAGCACAGTAGGTGCAGAGTTTTTCCAAGAGCATACACTAAATAAGAGTGCAGGGAAAACACTAACAGCTAATATTGAGAATGGTCGAATAGGCAGTGGCAGTGGTAGAGATAGTGGACTTCCACTTTATTACGAGAAAGACAGTTACATGTATGTGAAGTTGAATTTCAGAGAAATTAGTGGAAGCTGTCCATATATATTTGTCTTGAAAAAATCTAACAAAGAAGGCAAACCACTATTAACCGTTGACGAAAACTTATCGTTAAGTAGTGAAGTAGGCGCCATTCCCAATGTTTCAACCTATTATAAGCTCAATAAAAAATACAAATTAAACATTACAAATAAAGTTGTGCCGACACTTGCCCCACAATATAAATTAGAGACGTCGACACCAAACGTTGTAACGTTAACAAAAGAAAAGGATAGCTATTATATGGAGTTTAAAACATATGGTGCATTCAAGTTAACGTTGGTAGAACAAGTATCTGGTGCCACAAAAGAGTTTACAGATGAGGTTAGAGAACGAACAAACTCACCATTAGGAAAAACAGCAGGCGAAGCGGTAGAATACACGTTTGAAGAACTAACATATCATAATCTAGTGGAGTCTAAACAATTCCAAGAATCAGGTTGGTTGAAATTGAAAGTGCCAGAAACAGGGTATTATGATGTAGGAGGCTCATGGGGATTTAGAGGCGTACCAGATTATGAAGGAAAAGGAAGAATCAGTGCAGATTTTTTCCAAGAGCATTCATTGGAAAAAAGTGCAGGAAACACCAATTTAGTTAATATTGAAAATGGAGGAACAGGGAGCGCTAGCGTTACCAACAAGGGACTTCCAATTTATTATGAAAAGGATAGCTACATGTATGTCAGATTTAACTTGAGAGAGCTTAGTGGAAACTGTCCATTTATATTTATCTTGAAAAAATCTAACAAAGAAGGCGGACCAATAGTAACCGTGGCTGAAAACTTATCGTTAAGTAGTGAAGTAGGCGCTATTCCCAATGTTACAACCTATTATAAGCTCAATAAAAAATACAAATTAAACATTACAAATAAAGTCGTGCCGACACTTGCCCCACAATATAAACTAGAGACGTCGACACCAAACGTTGTAACGTTAACAAAAGAAAATGATAGCTATTATATGGAGTTTAAAACATATGGAGCATTCAACTTAACGTTGGTAGAACAAGTATCTGGTGCCGCAAAAGAGTTTACAGATGAGGTTAGAGAACGAACAAATTCGCCGTTAGGAAAAACAGCAGGAGAAGCGGTAGAATATACGTTTGAAGAACTAACATATCATAATCTAGTTGAGTCTAAACAATTCCAGGAATCAGGTTGGTTGAAATTAAAAGTGCCAGAAACAGGGTATTATGATGTAGGAGGTTCATGGGGATTTAGAGGCGTACCAGATTATGAAGGAAAAGGCAGAATCAGTGCAGATTTTTTCCAAGAGCATTCATTGGAAAAAAGTGCAGGAAACACCAATTTAGTTAATATTGAAAATGGAGGAACAGGGAGCGCTAGTGTTACCAACAAGGGACTTCCAATTTATTATGAAAAGGATAGCTACATGTATGTCAGATTTAACTTGAGAGAACTTAGTGGAAACTGCCCATTTGTATTTATCCTGAAAAAGAGTTAA
- the ispE gene encoding 4-(cytidine 5'-diphospho)-2-C-methyl-D-erythritol kinase yields the protein MEIIEKAPAKINLGLDALYKRQDGYHELEMIMASVDLADRLTFELLPENEIVIETDSSFLPVDRRNHVYQAAELLKNTFGLTQGVRIYIEKRIPVAAGLAGGSSDCAAALRGLNRLWNLDLSFEELAELGSKIGSDVPYCIHGGTAFVTGRGEKIEFLPSMPQCWVVLVKPRMSVSTSSIFGSLSFNSIHHPDIHGLKQAIETDDYRLMAEKIGNALEGVTIKRHPVIQQIKDRMMKYGADAALMSGSGPTVFALCEKQTRAQRIYNGLKGFCDEVYIVRTLK from the coding sequence ATGGAAATCATAGAAAAAGCGCCCGCAAAAATCAATTTGGGGTTGGATGCTCTCTATAAAAGACAAGATGGTTATCATGAATTAGAGATGATCATGGCTAGTGTAGATTTAGCAGATAGACTGACCTTTGAGTTGTTGCCGGAAAATGAAATAGTGATTGAAACAGATAGCTCCTTTTTACCAGTAGATAGAAGGAATCACGTATACCAAGCAGCAGAATTACTGAAAAATACGTTTGGTCTTACGCAAGGAGTTAGAATTTATATAGAAAAAAGAATACCAGTTGCAGCAGGATTAGCTGGCGGCAGTAGTGATTGTGCAGCAGCTTTAAGAGGTCTGAATCGTTTATGGAACTTAGACTTGTCTTTTGAAGAACTTGCAGAATTGGGTAGTAAAATTGGGTCAGATGTTCCTTACTGTATTCATGGAGGAACGGCATTTGTCACAGGACGCGGGGAAAAAATCGAGTTTTTACCATCAATGCCGCAGTGCTGGGTCGTTTTAGTAAAACCTAGAATGAGTGTTTCAACGAGTTCGATTTTTGGAAGTTTATCTTTCAACAGTATTCATCATCCTGATATTCATGGGTTGAAGCAAGCAATCGAAACGGATGACTATCGATTGATGGCAGAAAAAATCGGCAATGCTTTAGAAGGGGTGACGATCAAGCGTCATCCAGTGATCCAACAAATCAAAGATCGTATGATGAAATACGGAGCAGACGCAGCACTAATGAGCGGCAGTGGTCCAACAGTCTTTGCATTATGTGAGAAGCAGACACGAGCGCAGCGGATTTATAATGGCTTAAAAGGTTTTTGTGATGAAGTGTATATTGTAAGGACATTAAAATAA